Proteins encoded by one window of Winogradskyella sp. PG-2:
- a CDS encoding T9SS type A sorting domain-containing protein produces the protein MSTVFPNPTDNILNIHLTTIENLKYQLIDLSGRKVNSGELIILQSKIDLTSLENSIYILNILKDNTIIQSYKISKK, from the coding sequence ATTTCTACAGTCTTTCCAAATCCGACAGATAATATTTTAAACATACATTTAACTACAATAGAAAATTTAAAATATCAACTTATAGATTTATCAGGTAGAAAAGTTAATTCAGGAGAACTCATTATACTTCAATCTAAAATAGATTTGACCTCATTAGAAAATTCTATCTATATTTTAAATATACTTAAAGACAATACGATCATTCAATCATATAAAATATCAAAAAAATAA
- a CDS encoding CYTH domain-containing protein codes for MIEIERKFLVKTNTYRSESHNNYSIKQGFLNSHAERTVRIRIKKDIGYITVKGKSSQNGLSRFEWEKEISKTDAESLLQLCEDGIIDKIRYEVNVGNHTFEVDEFFGDSEGLIIAEVELNTENEIFEKPTWLGKEVTGDVRYYNTQLSKIPFKLWNR; via the coding sequence ATGATAGAAATAGAACGTAAATTTTTAGTGAAGACAAATACTTATAGATCTGAATCGCACAATAATTATTCTATTAAGCAAGGTTTTTTAAATAGTCATGCTGAGCGCACTGTGAGAATTAGAATTAAAAAGGATATAGGCTATATAACAGTAAAAGGGAAATCATCTCAAAACGGTCTATCTCGATTTGAATGGGAAAAAGAAATTTCTAAAACCGATGCAGAATCGCTTTTACAACTTTGCGAGGATGGAATCATAGACAAAATCCGTTACGAAGTAAATGTTGGGAATCACACTTTTGAAGTTGATGAATTTTTTGGTGATAGTGAGGGGTTAATTATTGCAGAGGTAGAATTGAATACTGAAAATGAGATTTTTGAAAAGCCGACTTGGCTAGGAAAAGAGGTTACAGGAGATGTGAGGTATTATAATACTCAGTTAAGTAAAATACCATTTAAATTATGGAATAGATAA
- the dinB gene encoding DNA polymerase IV, with protein MLNNLPIRKIIHVDMDAFYASVAQMDNPELRGKPIAVGGGGKRGVISAASYEARKFGVKSAMSGRLAEKLCPQLIFIRTDFARYSEISKRVKSIFYDYTDLVEPLSLDEAYLDVTENKIDLPSATLIAQKIRARVYDEIGLTASAGISINKFIAKVASDYNKPNGQKTVNPEDVLQFLEDLDIRKFYGVGKVTAEKMYQKGIFTGKDLKSKTLDYLDQNFGKSGRYYYHVVRGIHNSEVKPNRIRKSLAAERTFSENLSSEIFMLEKLEHIAEEVSRRLVKSKVAGKTVTLKIKYSDFTLQTRSKTLPYYIYEKAIILETAKDLLYQDKLDNSVRLLGISLSNLNTDPKKSKAVEKEKKSVSVQLKFDF; from the coding sequence ATGCTTAACAATTTACCAATAAGAAAGATAATTCATGTAGATATGGATGCATTTTATGCCTCTGTAGCTCAAATGGACAATCCTGAATTAAGAGGTAAACCCATTGCAGTTGGAGGAGGTGGAAAACGTGGAGTTATTAGTGCTGCAAGCTACGAAGCTCGTAAGTTTGGCGTAAAAAGCGCAATGTCTGGCCGTTTAGCTGAGAAACTTTGCCCTCAGCTTATTTTTATAAGAACTGATTTTGCTAGATATTCTGAAATATCAAAACGTGTTAAATCTATTTTTTATGACTACACAGATTTAGTAGAGCCCTTATCTCTTGATGAAGCTTATCTAGACGTTACAGAAAACAAAATAGACCTTCCTAGTGCCACTTTAATTGCGCAAAAGATAAGAGCAAGGGTTTATGATGAAATTGGCTTAACGGCTTCAGCAGGTATCTCTATAAATAAATTTATTGCAAAGGTTGCTAGTGATTACAATAAGCCTAATGGCCAGAAAACCGTCAATCCAGAAGATGTGCTACAATTTTTGGAAGATTTAGATATTAGAAAGTTTTATGGTGTTGGTAAAGTAACTGCTGAAAAAATGTATCAAAAAGGGATTTTTACAGGAAAAGATCTAAAGTCTAAAACGTTAGATTATCTAGATCAAAATTTTGGAAAGTCTGGTCGTTATTATTATCATGTAGTTCGTGGTATTCATAATAGTGAAGTGAAACCAAATCGCATTCGTAAATCTTTAGCTGCTGAACGTACATTCAGTGAGAACTTATCATCTGAGATTTTTATGCTCGAAAAACTTGAGCATATTGCAGAGGAAGTTTCAAGGCGGTTAGTTAAAAGTAAGGTTGCTGGTAAAACCGTAACCCTAAAAATAAAGTATAGTGACTTTACGCTACAAACGCGAAGTAAAACATTGCCATATTATATCTATGAAAAAGCTATTATTCTTGAAACTGCTAAGGATTTATTATATCAGGACAAATTGGATAACTCGGTTAGACTTTTAGGAATTTCATTGTCTAATTTAAATACTGATCCTAAAAAATCTAAAGCTGTAGAAAAAGAAAAGAAGTCTGTTAGCGTACAGTTAAAGTTCGATTTTTAG
- a CDS encoding TolB family protein produces MKFYTKILVVLLFVTLTSCKEKEETKKESVKSDRQNQQKEGVQPFAKHIFSQFTNVRDFTINTDENEAYFTLQSPARELSVIMRIKKVDNKWQEPKISHFSGQYIDLEPFLSPDNLKLYFVSNRPVSKDSTNTKDMDIWYVERETKTSTWSTPKNIGAPINTDGDEFYPAVTSNGNLYFTTIKKKLESADDIFVSKWENNVYSEPTLLGEGVNTKGAEYNAFIAPDESYIIFCGWRRPDALGSGDLYISKNLNGEWTKAKNLGEGVNSKHMEFCPFVNDRILYFTSRRSNVIQKETGYANAKELFSEINRYDNGASRIYQVNLSKTLNQ; encoded by the coding sequence ATGAAATTCTACACTAAAATTCTAGTTGTACTTTTATTTGTTACGCTTACATCCTGTAAAGAAAAAGAAGAAACAAAAAAAGAATCCGTTAAATCTGATAGGCAAAATCAGCAAAAAGAAGGTGTGCAACCTTTTGCAAAACACATCTTTTCTCAATTTACTAATGTTAGGGATTTTACGATTAATACTGATGAAAATGAAGCTTACTTCACATTACAAAGTCCCGCAAGAGAATTATCCGTGATAATGAGAATTAAAAAAGTAGATAATAAATGGCAAGAACCTAAAATTAGCCATTTTTCTGGACAATATATCGATTTAGAACCTTTCTTGTCTCCAGATAATTTAAAGCTATATTTTGTGTCTAATAGGCCTGTTTCAAAAGACAGCACAAATACCAAAGACATGGATATTTGGTATGTGGAACGTGAAACTAAAACATCTACTTGGTCAACACCTAAAAATATTGGTGCTCCAATAAATACAGATGGAGATGAATTTTATCCAGCAGTTACTAGTAATGGTAATTTATACTTCACAACTATTAAAAAAAAACTCGAATCTGCAGACGATATCTTTGTTAGCAAATGGGAAAATAACGTTTATTCCGAGCCCACGCTTCTTGGAGAAGGAGTCAATACCAAAGGTGCAGAATATAATGCCTTTATTGCACCAGACGAATCCTATATTATTTTTTGTGGTTGGAGACGACCAGATGCTTTAGGTTCTGGCGATTTGTACATTAGTAAAAATTTAAATGGTGAATGGACTAAAGCTAAAAACCTTGGAGAAGGTGTTAATTCTAAGCATATGGAATTTTGCCCTTTTGTAAATGATAGAATACTTTATTTTACAAGTCGAAGAAGTAATGTAATACAAAAAGAAACAGGATATGCCAATGCCAAAGAATTATTCTCTGAAATAAATCGTTATGATAATGGTGCTAGTAGGATTTATCAAGTTAATTTAAGTAAAACTTTGAATCAATAA